The following are from one region of the Phycisphaerales bacterium genome:
- a CDS encoding STAS domain-containing protein, whose amino-acid sequence MARDQAENTSNEIGIRAEGSKAVVVSLSGEVDIVRSPDLQTALQDAIGRLPKGGGVVVDLSGVTYMDSSGVATLVRGLQLSRKKGAGLVLCGLQDRVRSIFEIARLDTVFPIAGSLDEAVQSASAV is encoded by the coding sequence GTGGCACGAGATCAGGCCGAGAACACCAGTAACGAGATCGGCATCCGCGCCGAGGGCTCCAAGGCCGTCGTGGTCAGCCTGTCGGGCGAGGTCGACATCGTCCGCTCGCCCGATCTGCAGACGGCGCTCCAGGACGCCATCGGCCGCTTACCCAAGGGTGGCGGCGTGGTGGTCGACCTCTCGGGCGTGACGTACATGGACAGTTCGGGCGTGGCGACGCTGGTCCGCGGGCTGCAACTCAGCCGCAAGAAGGGCGCCGGGCTCGTGCTCTGCGGCCTGCAGGACCGCGTTCGGTCCATCTTCGAGATTGCCCGGCTTGATACCGTCTTTCCGATCGCCGGCTCGCTCGACGAGGCGGTCCAGTCTGCCTCGGCGGTGTAG
- the ribH gene encoding 6,7-dimethyl-8-ribityllumazine synthase, with amino-acid sequence MQSTEQPPPVAIVVSRYNHSITGPLLRGAVETLSRRWPGARPAVLRAPGTFELVALSSAALRTGAFEAVVALGCVIKGQTSHDQHINDAVAQGLAHLAAESGVPVCFGVITAGTDEQARDRAGGSKGNKGAEAMGAALEAIDELRRLRTAAVRNQPEMLAPEAMPPLAGGTDKVAASGLNGKGSP; translated from the coding sequence ATGCAAAGCACCGAGCAACCTCCCCCGGTGGCCATCGTGGTCAGTCGGTATAACCACTCCATCACCGGCCCTCTGCTGCGGGGTGCGGTCGAGACGCTCAGCAGGCGCTGGCCCGGTGCCAGGCCGGCCGTGCTGCGGGCTCCCGGCACGTTCGAACTGGTGGCCCTCAGTTCGGCGGCCCTGCGGACGGGCGCGTTCGAGGCGGTGGTCGCCCTGGGCTGCGTGATCAAGGGCCAGACCAGCCACGATCAGCACATCAACGATGCCGTCGCCCAGGGGCTGGCCCACCTGGCCGCCGAGAGCGGGGTGCCCGTGTGCTTCGGGGTGATTACCGCCGGCACCGACGAGCAGGCCCGCGATCGTGCGGGCGGATCCAAGGGCAACAAGGGCGCCGAGGCGATGGGCGCCGCGCTCGAGGCGATCGACGAATTGCGGCGCCTGCGGACCGCCGCCGTGCGCAATCAGCCGGAAATGCTGGCGCCCGAGGCGATGCCGCCCCTGGCCGGCGGAACCGACAAGGTGGCCGCTTCGGGCCTGAACGGCAAGGGGTCTCCATGA
- a CDS encoding ABC transporter permease, which yields MTRLLGFVGGLVVDTLDHLGDMLALLAQAFMWLVRSVLDPRIRMGSSAINTQIIRVGVRSIAIICLVSAAVGLILSLQMAPPLDELGQKDKLANIIGVAVLRELGPLISAIVLTGYAGAAITAEIGTMVVGEEIEALEAHALNPVRFLVVPRVFATCTCMGALGVFASLVSIGASIGVSILVIDLPFVVYWENLLFQVKLVDFLTGVAKSLVFGLLIGVIACLNGLRVTGGAAGVGAATTRTVVESVVAVVIADLVFTAMFYALGLF from the coding sequence ATGACGCGATTGCTCGGATTCGTGGGCGGCCTCGTGGTGGACACCCTCGACCACCTCGGAGACATGCTCGCGCTGCTTGCGCAGGCATTCATGTGGCTTGTGCGATCGGTCCTCGACCCGCGCATCCGCATGGGTTCCTCGGCAATCAACACGCAGATTATCCGGGTGGGCGTCCGTTCGATCGCCATCATCTGCCTGGTGTCGGCAGCGGTGGGACTCATCCTGAGCCTTCAGATGGCGCCGCCCCTTGACGAACTGGGGCAGAAGGACAAGCTGGCCAACATCATCGGCGTGGCGGTGCTTCGCGAACTTGGTCCGCTCATCAGCGCCATCGTGCTCACCGGGTATGCCGGCGCGGCCATCACCGCCGAGATCGGCACGATGGTCGTAGGCGAAGAAATCGAGGCTCTTGAAGCGCACGCGCTCAACCCGGTGCGGTTCCTGGTCGTCCCCCGCGTGTTCGCCACCTGCACGTGCATGGGAGCACTGGGCGTGTTTGCAAGCCTGGTCTCCATCGGCGCGTCGATCGGCGTGTCGATCCTGGTCATCGACCTGCCGTTCGTGGTGTACTGGGAGAACCTGCTCTTTCAGGTCAAGCTGGTCGACTTCTTGACCGGCGTGGCCAAGAGCCTGGTGTTCGGCCTGCTCATCGGCGTGATCGCCTGCCTGAACGGGCTGCGGGTCACCGGCGGGGCCGCGGGCGTGGGCGCGGCGACGACGCGGACGGTGGTCGAGAGCGTCGTCGCGGTGGTCATCGCCGACCTAGTGTTCACGGCGATGTTCTACGCGCTGGGACTGTTCTAG
- a CDS encoding ATP-binding protein translates to MSDTLPQEVQHSPPDILLRVVSDVRYLAGAREMVAGVAKRLGFSHDSSSHLALAVDEALCNVIRHGYKQDLGRPIWVKIWPLNDDGEQGPGICIVIEDEAQQIDPSKIQGRDLDDVRPGGLGVHIIRQVVDRAEYAPRQEAGMSLTLVKRTDGPSAQRTRALTGGCDEQSCGCDGPSRPVGEKFNTKRPAGD, encoded by the coding sequence ATGAGCGACACCCTGCCACAAGAGGTTCAGCATTCGCCCCCGGACATCCTGCTCCGGGTGGTTAGCGACGTGCGATACCTGGCCGGCGCGAGGGAGATGGTCGCCGGCGTTGCGAAGCGATTGGGCTTCAGCCACGACTCGAGTTCTCACTTGGCTCTCGCGGTCGACGAAGCCCTGTGCAACGTCATTCGGCACGGCTACAAGCAAGACCTGGGCCGGCCCATTTGGGTCAAGATCTGGCCGCTCAACGACGACGGCGAGCAAGGCCCGGGTATCTGCATCGTCATCGAGGACGAAGCCCAGCAGATCGACCCCAGCAAGATCCAGGGCCGTGATCTGGACGATGTCCGGCCGGGTGGTCTTGGCGTGCACATCATCCGCCAGGTGGTCGATCGGGCTGAGTACGCTCCGCGGCAGGAAGCAGGCATGAGCCTGACGCTCGTGAAGCGGACCGACGGCCCGAGTGCCCAGCGCACCAGGGCGCTTACCGGTGGGTGCGACGAGCAGTCCTGCGGATGCGACGGGCCTTCCCGACCGGTCGGGGAGAAATTCAACACCAAGCGACCGGCGGGAGACTGA